A genomic segment from Drosophila miranda strain MSH22 chromosome 3, D.miranda_PacBio2.1, whole genome shotgun sequence encodes:
- the LOC108158770 gene encoding uncharacterized protein LOC108158770: MSVAIENIKTVAKCSSPQSRESSKKEAPTNRSRKTVWYTIDDVLQETVCPGCGRKMIALKNPIAHVKKCFSIRRLGTVYRLHGYTECKCGLLISDTPKAKKLHVCVGAVPDFDPGLSYEPEEPLSLSLTPEPSPAPKPSPAKHPPVKILEKKVLQPKAEVWIRNFVTPIKVDYTEVPEVEKPISKNNPNLKPKPKPRVRNFDRRTICQEPDDVCVYSIIRKNGAISIAELPPQSKRGGNENEMEIGKPAPRLPTVLRKRDL, encoded by the exons ATGTCTGTCGCCATTGAAAATATAAAAACAGTGGCTAAGTGCAGCAGTCCGCAGAGTAGagaaagcagcaaaaaagAAGCCCCTACTAATAGGTCAAGGAAGACTGTGTGGTACACCATTGACGATGTCCTGCAGGAGACTGTTTGCCCCGGCTGTGGCAGAAAGATGATCGCGCTCAAAAACCCCATTGCCCATGTGAAAAAGTGCTTCAGTATAAGACGACTCGGTACCGTATACAGACTCCATGGCTACACGGAGTGCAAGTGCGGGCTTCTCATATCCGACACACCAAAAGCCAAGAAGCTCCATGTTTGTGTG GGGGCAGTTCCTGATTTTGACCCAGGCCTCTCATATGAGCCAGAGGAGCCTTTGTCGCTCTCGCTTACACCTGAACCTTCGCCTGCACCTAAACCTTCGCCTGCAAAGCACCCGCCCGTTAAGATTTTGGAGAAAAAAGTACTGCAGCCTAAAGCTGAAGTTTGGATACGCAACTTTGTTACTCCCATTAAAGTTGACTACACCGAGGTCCCGGAGGTAGAAAAGCCGATATCCAAAAACAATCCCAACCTCAaaccgaagccgaagccgCGGGTGCGCAACTTTGATAGGCGGACAATATGCCAAGAGCCCGACGATGTATGCGTCTATTCCATAATTCGCAAAAATGGAGCTATTTCGATAGCGGAGCTGCCCCCTCAATCAAAGCGAGGGGGCAATGAGAACGAGATGGAAATCGGGAAACCTGCTCCACGCCTGCCAACGGTTCTGAGAAAACGCGATTTATGA